The genomic DNA TTCGATATCTGCATCTTTAACTTCTAGACGGTATCTATCTAAATAAGCTACAGTTTTACTTTTTTGATCAGTTAAACCGTAATCTGTTTGCCCGCGAGCAAACCAACCAACACGTTCATCAAAATATCTACGTTTCATAGGTACTTTAGGTAATAAAACCATAGAATTACTCATTTCTAAAGTAATAGAACCAACAGCACTGTTAGATGGTGCTTTATTCGCTAAATATGTTTTTACATGTCTTACTTCTATATTCTCTGGGTAACTACTTACTCTATCTACATAAGAACGCGTTTTATCCATTCTTGTAGCTTGATACATCTTTCTGTAATAACCAGGAAAACCTAAAGGTTTTACATCTGTAGAGAATAGAGAAGTGGCATCAATTACCGTTGCAGTAGAATCTTTACTAAATGCTTTTATAGGAAAAGCAAATAATATAGGCTCTAAGTTTGAGTTTACAACAGCTTCATGCACTGGTAAAACAGTATCTGCAACAACGTTATGAGAAACAATTCTTAATAAAATTTGTTTATTTTTTTTCTCCCAACGCAATACTTGCGTGTTTGCTTTCGCTCCACCAAAGCCAATTCCGCTAGCAGTTTTTGCAATTCTTGTTACCATTAACATTTCTCTTTGTAATAAAGAGTCTGGTATTTCAAATAAGTACGAATCGTCTTTTGTGTGAACCTTAAACAAACCTTCGTCTGTTGTGTGGTCTTTTGTTACTACTTTACTATACGGTTGAATTCCGTCTTTTTTAGATTTTGGTTTTGAAGCCGTTTTTGGGGTTTCTTTTTTCTTTTTCTTCCAAAATTGAGCAGAAGATTCAGTAGAAAAACCTAATACAAAAGCAACTAGTAGTAACCTTGTAAGTATTTTTTTTGTCATGATAAATTTGATTAAATTATAGTTTTCGAAATTACACAAACAATAATTTACAATTTCTTAAATAAATGTTAAAGAGAAGTGGCTTTATATGTTAAAAACGCAATGTCGTTTTACAGCACATTATTGTAAAGAATAAAACATTCTCTAATTTAAAAACAACAAAAAAGGTATCAAGTTAAATTTGACACCTTTTTTATAAAACATTTGACGTTAGTACTCTAAACAATACTATTTACTACAAACCAAAAGCTTCTTTAACAGTAGCTACATAGTCTAATTTTTCCCAAGTAAATGTTTCTACTTCTTCAGAAACTGTTTCTCCCATAGGGTTAGAAAAGGTAACTGTTTTTATTTCTGGTGTTCTCCCCATGTGACCATAAGCCGCAGTTTCAGAATAAATTGGCGTTCTTAATTTTAAACGTTGCTCAATAAAATAAGGACGCATATCAAAAATAGCTTCTACTTTTTTACTGATTTCTCCATCTGTTAAATCTACCGTTGCTGTTCCGTAAGTTTCAACATTAATACTTGTTGGTTTCGCTACACCAATGGCATAAGAAACTTGTACTAAAACTTCCTTACAAAGTCCTGCAGCAACTAAGTTTTTAGCAATATGTCTTGTTGCATATGCGCCAGATCTATCTACTTTAGAAGGGTCTTTTCCAGAGAAAGCACCACCACCATGGGCGCCTTTTCCTCCATAAGTATCAACAATAATTTTACGACCTGTTAAACCAGTATCTCCATGAGGTCCACCAATTACAAAAACTCCAGTTGGGTTAATGTGGTATGTAATATTGTCTGTAAATAATTTTTTATTTTGAGCAGGTAAGTTTGCAACTACTCTAGGAATTAAAATCTCTACAATATCTTTTTTTATTCTAGCTAACATTACATCATCAGATTTGTCAAAATCATCATGTTGTGTAGAAATAACAATCGCATCAATTCTTTGTGGTACATTATCATCTGAATACTCGATGGTCACCTGAGATTTTGCATCTGGTCTTAGGTAATCAATTTCCTTGTTTTCTCTTCTTAAATTTGCTAATTCAATTAACAATCTGTGAGACAATTCTAAAGCCAAAGGCATGTAGTTTTCTGTTTCATCAGTTGCATAACCAAACATCATTCCTTGGTCTCCAGCTCCTTGTTCTTCTGGGTTTTCTCTATCAACTCCTCGGTTAATATCTGGTGATTGTTCGTGAATTGCAGATAAAACGCCACAAGAATTTCCATCGAACATATACGCACTTTTGGTATATCCAATTTTGTTAATTACGTCTCTAGCAATTTGTTGAACGTCTAAATACGTTTTAGATTTAACTTCACCTGCTAAAATAACTTGTCCAGTAGTTACAAGGGTTTCGCAAGCAACTCTACTATTTTTATCGAATGCTAAAAAATTATCAATTAAAGCATCAGAAATTTGATCTGCAATTTTGTCTGGGTGTCCTTCAGAAACACTTTCTGAGGTAAATAAATATGACATAATATTCTTCTTTTTGTGTTAATAAATGATTCCTAAATGTAAATAGTTAGGTTTCCTTTAAATTGAGGTTTCTGAATAAACAGAAAGCAATAAAAATAAAAATTGATTGCGTAGTCGCTAAAAGAAGTAGATAATTACTGCTTTAGCATTTTATTCTGAAGAGCTTGTTTTAGTTTCTAAAACATTTCAACAAAAGAGGTTGCAATCAGTTCAAATTTTCCTCTCAATTAGACTGCAAAAGTACACTATAAAATTACAATGCCTACTTTTTTAGCGATAATTATTTGTGATGGCATCATCAATAAATCAATCTTAAAGATCTAAAGTTAATGTTTTTAAAGAATAAATAATACCAAGTAGATTAAAATGCGAAATTGATATTAAATAAAAAATAGTTTACTTTTTATTTGGATATTAAATTTTTACAAGCATATATTTGCACTCACAAAGTTCAATAACTTATTGAAATGTTATCAAGAAAGGCGGAGGGATTAGACCCTGTGAAGCCTTAGCAACCCTTTTCGTGAGGAAAAGAAGGTGCTAAATTCTACTTAATTTCAGATTCATTTATCTGAAATTGGATAGATAACCCAAAAGCAATTACACGTTCGTGTAGTTGTATAATTCTTAATAACATTTTTCTAGTAAGGTAAATCCATCAAATTGTTGATGTTTTTGACTTTTTGTTTTATTTATTAACTCAAAAAAAAATAGAAAAATGAGTACATTAAAATTAGCAACCAACGCGTTGCACGCAGGACACGACGTAACTAAAAATGGAGGTACAAGAGCAGTTCCTATTTATCAAACAACATCGTATGTTTTTAACAATTCAGAACATGCAGCAAATCTTTTTTCATTAAAAGAATTAGGGTTTATCTACACAAGGTTAAACAACCCAACAAATCAAATTTTACAAGATCGATTGGCGGCTGTAGAAGGCGGAATCGGAGCCGTGGTTTTCGCTTCTGGAACTGCAGCAATTGCTACAGGTTTATTAACGCTTTTAAAAGCAGGAGATCATATTGTTGCTTCGAGCAGTTTGTATGGTGGTACCTACAATTTATTAAGTGTTACGTTACCAAGATTAGGCATTACAACTACATTTGTAGATGCATCAAATCCTGATAATTTTGGAGAAGCGGTTCAAGAAAATACAAGAGCATTTTTTGTAGAATCTTTAGGAAACCCGAAATTAGATGTTTTAGATTTAGAAGCAATTTCTGTACACGCAAAACAGGCAGAAGTGCCTTTTATTGTTGATAATACAGTAGCAACACCTGTTTTATTAAATCCTATTAAATACGGTGCAGATATAGTAATTCACTCACTTACAAAATATATCGGCGGACAAGGAACTTCTCTAGGAGGTGCAATTGTAGATGCCGGAACTTTTAATTGGGCAAACGGTAAATTTCCTGAATTTACAGAGCCTTCTGCAGGTTATCATGGTTTAAAATATTATGAAACTTTAGGCGCAGCATCTTATACTTTTAAATTAATTTTAGAAGGATTACGTGATTTTGGAGGTGCTTTAAGTCCAACAAATGCGTTCAACATTATTCAAGGTTTAGAAACTTTACCTGTTAGAATAAAACAACATTCTATAAATGCACTAGCATTAGCAAAATGGTTAGAACAACAAGATGAAGTTGCTTGGGTAAACTATCCTGGTTTAGAAAGTAGTAAATACAAGGCTTTAGCAGATAAATACTTACCAAAAGGACAAAGTGGTATTGTAACATTCGGGCCTAAAAAAGGTTTTGAAGCTGCTAAAAAAATTGCAGATAACACCAAGTTATTCTCTTTATTGGCAAATATTGGAGATACAAAATCGCTAATTATTCATCCAGCAAGTACTACGCACCAACAATTAGATGAGCAAGCACAAGCAAATGCAGGTGTTTCTCAAGATTTAATTAGATTGTCTGTGGGTATTGAAGATTTAGAAGACTTAAAAGCAGATTTAACAGCCGCTTTTTCAGAAATATAAATACTTATTAAAAGACCTCACAAGTTTCAAAAACCGGTGAGGTCTAAAAACATCAACGTGGAAAATCAATTACAACATATCAAAATTAAAAACTTTACGACAGAATTGGGTGCTTTTGTTCCTGAACTGAATTTAAGTTACCAAGTTTTTGGTCAAACATTAGGGAATTCTCCTATTATATTAATCAATCATGCATTAACCGGTAATAGTGATGTTGCTGGTAAAAATGGTTGGTGGAGAGATATTGTTGGAGAGGGAAAAGCAATAGATACAACTGTTTACACTATTTTATCTTTCAACATTCCAGGAAATGGTTTTGATGGGTTTTTAATTGAAAATTACAAAGATTTCATAGCAAGAGACATTGCGAGAATTTTTCTAGAAGGATTGCAGCAGTTAGAAATAACCCATTTATTTGCTCTAATTGGAGGTTCTTTAGGTGGCGGAATTGCTTGGGAAATAATGGTTTTAGATAACAAAATAGCCAAACACTTTTTACCGATTGCAACAGACTGGAAATCTACCGATTGGTTAATTGGTAATTGTCAAATTCAAGAACAATTTTTAGTGAATTCTAGCAACCCTGTACACGATGCAAGAATGCATGCAATGTTATGTTATAGAACACCAGCGTCTTTTAAAGAACGTTTTCATCGCTCTAAAAAAGAAGATTCTACTATTTTTAATGTAGAGAGTTGGTTGTTGCATCATGGTGAAAAGTTGCAAGAACGTTATCAATTATCTTCTTATAAATTGATGAATCAATTACTTAAAAGTATAGATGTTACTAAAAATGAAGAAAAAAGGATAGATCTTCTAGATCAAATTGAAGCGAATATTCACATTATTGGTGTGGATTCAGATTTGTTTTTTACTGCGGAAGAAAACAGGGAGACGCATAAAAAATTAGCATTAACTAAAGAAAATGTTACGTACAACGAAATAAATTCTGTGCACGGTCATGATGCATTTTTAATGGAATATGAGCAGCTTCAAAAAATTATAGCACCTATTTTTAATAAAGAGTATAGAACTAAAAAAATGAGAGTATTAAAATTCGGAGGAAAATCTTTAGCAAACGGGAAAGGGATTGAAAATGCAATAGAAATTATCCTTAATAAACATCATAACGGAGATAAAATTACGGTTGTAGCATCTGCAAGAGGAAATACTACGGACGATTTAGAGGATATTTTAGATAAAGCGGCTGCTAAAGAGGAATATAAATCTGATTTTGAAAATTTTAAAGAGTATCAACAAGAACCAAACTTCGAAGTAGATTTTTCTAAAGAATTTTCAACTTTAGAAACTATTTTTGAAGGGGTTTCTTTATTAGGAGATTATAGTATTAAAATTAAAGATGAGGTTTTAGCACAAGGAGAATTGTTATCTGTAAAGTTAGTAGCTAGTTTATTGTTAAAAAATGGAATTGAGGCAAATGTTACAGATGCAAGACAGTTAATAATTACGGATGAAAACTTCGGAAATGCGCAACCCATTAATGCTGTTTCTTCAGAAAATGTAATTGCTTATTTTAAAAAGAATGCTGATAAAATAAATATTGTTACTGGTTTTATTTCTTCTAATAAGAAAGGACAAACAACTACTTTGGGCAGAAACGGAAGCAATTATACTGCAGCTTTATTAGCAAATTACTTAGACGCAGAAGAGCTGCAAAACTACACACACGTTAGCGGAATTTTTACTGCAAACCCAGATTTGGTAGCAGATGCAAAAAAAATAGAACAACTTTCTTTTTCTGAAGCAAATGAATTGGCAAATTTTGGTGCCACAATTTTACATGCAAAAACCATCATTCCGTTATTGGAAAAGAATATTAATTTACGAATTTTAAACACCTTTAATAAAGAAGACAAAGGGACCTTAATTACTGCAGAATCTTCCGAAAAAGGAATTAAATCGATTTCTACTATTAACAATGTTTCTTTATTAAATTTTGAAGGAAGAGGCTTGTTAGGTAAAGTAGGTGTAGATGCACGAATTTTTAGAGTATTAAGTGATAAGAATATAAGTGTAAGTATTGTTTCACAGGGCTCTTCAGAAAGAGGAATTGGCTTAATAATAGCTTCAAGTAGTGCTTCGGAAGCAGTTTTAGCATTAGAAAAAGAGTTTGAAAGCGATTTTTATTCACAAGATGTACATCAGATTTCTATTGTAGATAATGTTGCAGTAATCTCCATTATAGGTCAAGATTTAAGTGAATTTCATCATGCTTATAATTCCTTAATTAAAAATCAAATTGTGCCACTTTTATTCAACAATACAATTACAGGTAAAAATGTGAGTTTGGTGGTAAAAAAAGATGAACTTCACAAAGCTGTAAATGTAATTCACGGACAAGTTTTTGGTATTGCAAAGAAAATTAATATTGCTGTTTTTGGTAAAGGTTTGGTTGGCGGAACTTTAATTCATCAAATTTTAGAAAATGCAGCTTCTGTTTTAGAGCGAAGAAAAATTCAATTGAATATTTTTTCTGTAGCTAATTCTAAGAAAACTTTGCTAAGCAATAATGGGGTTTCAACAAATTGGGAACAAGATTTAGAAGAAATTGGGGAAGAAAATGTTTCGATAGCAGATATTATAGCGTTTACAAAAACACATCATTTAGAGAATTTAATTGCGGTAGATAATACTGCAAGTGTGCCTTTTGTAGCCAATTATATTCCGTTGGTAGCAGCTGGTTTCGATTTGGTTTCTTGTAATAAAATTGCCAATACATTGTCTTTTTCTTTTTACAAAGAATTAAGGGTAAAGTTAAAAGAATACAAAAAACAATATTTGTATGAAACAAATGTTGGTGCAGGTTTACCATTAATAGATACCATAAGATTGTTGCATGAATCTGGAGAGAATATTACCAAAATAAGAGGTGTTTTCTCTGGAAGTTTAAGTTATTTATTCAATACTTTTTCTAATGAAAAGGTAACTTTTTCAGAAGTTTTACAAGAAGCAATCGAGAAAGGATTCACAGAACCAGATGCAAGAGAAGATTTGGGTGGAAATGATGTTGCTAGAAAATTATTAATTTTAGCAAGAGAATTAGAATTAGAAAACGAGTTTGTCGATGTAAATATTCAGAATTTAATTCCAGAAAATTTAAGAGAAGGTTCTGCGGATGATTTTCTGTCTAATTTAGAGTTGATGAACGGCGAATATCAACAATTAAAAGAAGGGCAAAAAGAGAACCACGTTTTGCGTTATATTGGTGAATTAAGTGGAGATTTATCTCAAGATACTGGTAATTTAGATGTAAAACTGGTCTCCGTTTCTAAAAATTCTCCTTTAGGGGCTTTAAAAGGTTCAGATGCAATTTTTGAAATTTATACAGAATCTTATGGCGAACAACCGATTGTAATTCAAGGTGCAGGCGCAGGTTCTAAAGTAACAGCTAGAGGTGTTTTTGGTGATATTTTAAGATTAGCTAAACATAATAATTGACACGAAGTGTTATGCTGAACTTGTTCATTATCAAAGAGTAGCAGTTTTCAGTAAGCAGTAATTCAGTCAATAAAACCGATTTATAAAAAAGAATAAAGAAACAAGAGGAAAGAAACAAGAATTAAGAGAAGAACGATAAAGTTTGGTCTTGCTTCTTGGTTCTAAATAACACAATATGAGCAAATATTTCGAAACAGAAGCTATAAGAAATCAAACAGATAGATCTCAATTTAAAGAACATTCTACACCGTTATATTTAACGTCTAGTTTTGTTTTTGATGATGCAGAAGAAATGCGCGCTTCTTTTGCAGAAGAAAAACATCGTAATTTATATAGTAGATTTACAAACCCTAATACAACAGAATTTACAGATAAAATTGTGCAGATGGAAGGTGCAGAAGCGGGTTATGCTTTTGCAACAGGTATGTCTGCAATTTTTTCAACATTTGCAGCTTTGTTAAATGCTGGCGATCATGTGGTTTCTTGTCGTTCAGTTTTTGGCTCTACGCATAGTATGTTTACTAAGTTTTTACCTAAATGGAACATCGAAACTTCTTATTTTAAAGTAGATGAGGTAGATATGGTAGAAAGCTTAATACAACCAAATACCAAGATTTTATATATAGAAACACCTACAAACCCTGCAGTAGATATTTTAGATTTAGAATTAATTGGTAAAATAGCAAAAAAGCACAACCTTATTTTTATTGTTGATAATTGTTTTGCGACTCCGTATGTACAACAACCTATTCAGTTTGGGGCAGATTTGGTAATTCATTCTGCAACAAAATTAATTGACGGACAAGGGCGTGTTTTAGGTGGTGTTACTGTTGGAAATAAAGAATTAATGCGAGAAATTTATTTATTCGCAAGAAATACTGGGCCAGCAATGTCTCCTTTTAACGCTTGGGTGCTATCAAAAAGTCTAGAAACATTGGCAATTAGAGTAGAAAAACATGCAGAAAATGCATTAAAAGTCGCTGAGTTTTTAGAAACGCAAAACAATGTTGAGTTGGTAAAGTATCCATTTTTAAAATCGCATCCACAATATGAAATAGCTAAAAAACAAATGGGTTTGGGCGGTAATGTTGTGGCTTTTGAAATTAAAGGAGGTATTGAAGCTGGTAGAAAATTTTTAGACCGTATAAAAATGTGTTCTTTATCTGCAAATTTAGGAGATACGAGAACCATAGTTACGCATCCATCATCCACTACTCACGGAAGATTATCTGAAGAAGATAGATTAGAAGTTGGTATAACTAAAGGTTTGGTGAGGGTTTCTGTCGGTTTAGAAAATGTTGCAGATATAATTACAGATTTAGAACAAGCTTTAAACGGATAAACTAATTTAAAATTCCGTAATTTTGTTTTATGCTTTCTAAAAAGACAAAATACGGAATTAAAGCACTTACTTTTCTTGCAAAACAAGAAGGAAAGTCTCCTGTTGCAATTGCGACAATTTCCAAAAGTGAAAACATTTCTTTAAAATTTTTAGAAAGTATTTTATTAACACTTCGTAAAAATGGAATTTTAGGTTCCAAAAAAGGCAAAGGTGGCGGTTATTATTTGCTAAAAGAACCAACAGAAATACCAATGACTACTGTTATGAGAATTCTGGAAGGCCCGATTTCTATGGTACCTTGTGTAAGCTTAAATTTTTATGAAAAGTGTGATGATTGCCCAGACGAAAATGCTTGCTCTGTACATAGTTTAATGACCAAAGTGAGAGATAATACCTTAGAAATTTTTAGAAATACTTCTTTAGCAGATCTTTGTAACCGCTAAGCAGATCTTTGTAACCGCTAAATTGAATACAAAAAACCTAATTTTTACTTCTTATTTTTCTTTAACGATAACCTTATAGAGGTTTCATATTCGTAATGTTTTTCCTTGTTTTTCATTAATCTATTAAATCTATAGGGTTTGTGTGAAAATTAATGTCATTTAGTTTTTATTTTTTAAAATTTGATGTAGGTTTGCATTGTCCTATTAAATAAGTAGGGTATTTGAATTAGTTAATTAATATGATTTTAAATCAAGTCATTTTTAGTAAAAAAACACAAGGTAAAAGCTTTGAAGAAGATAAAACTTCAGAGAAGCCTTTACGAAGTGTTATAAAAGCATTGAGCTGGAGGCTTATTGGAACATTAGATACTTTAATTGTGTCTTATCTTTTGACAGGTGAAATTGGGTTGGCAACATCCATTGCATCCATAGACTTTATCACAAAATTAGTGTTGTATTTCTTTCATGAAAGAATATGGAACAAAATAAAATGGGGAAAATAGTGAATATGAATTTAGAAGAAATAAACAAGCAGTTAGAAGATAAAAGTCCATCAGAAATAATTTCTTGGGCAATTTCTATCGCAGACAAAGCAGTTGTTACCACAAACTTTAGACCTTATGAAGTTGCTATTTTAAATGCAGTTTCAGAAGTAAAAAAAGATATTAAAGTTATCTGGTGTGACACAGGTTATAACACTGTTCAAACCTACAAACATGCAGAAGAAATTATAGAAAAATTGAATTTAAACATTCAGTTATATGTACCAAAACAAACAGTTGCTCATAGAAATGTAGTTTTAGGAGTTCCTTCTGTGGAAGACGAAAAACATAAATTATTTACAAAGCAAGTAAAATTAGAACCATTTACCAGAGCAATGAAAGAACATGAGCCAGATGTTTGGTTTACGAACTTAAGAAAAGGACAAACTGCGTTTAGAGATAGTATCGATATTGTTTCTAAAAGTAAAGAGGGTATTTTAAAAGTGAGTCCGTTTTATCATTGGTCAGATGAAGATTTAGACACGTATTTAGAACAATATAATTTACCAAACGAGTTTACATATTTCGATCCTACAAAAGTAGAAAGTAATAGAGAATGTGGTTTACATATCTAAAAGACATGATTATGAATCAAAGAACAATACAAGTAGATGCTTTAGAAAGTGAAGCAATTTATATTTTTAGAGAAGTAGTAGCACAGTTTGAGAAACCTGTTTTATTATTTTCAGGCGGAAAAGACAGTATTACGTTAGTTCGTTTAGCTCAAAAAGCATTTTTTCCTGCAAAAATTCCTTTTCCACTAATGCATATAGATACAGGTCATAATTTTCCTGAAACGATTGAATTTAGAGACCGTTTGGTGAAAGAATTGGGCGTAGATCTAATTGTAAGAGATGTACAAGACAATATTGATAGTGGTCGTGTAAAAGAAGAAACAGGTAGATATGCAAGTAGAAATATGTTACAAACAGAAACGCTGTTAGATGCTATTGAAGAATTTGGTTTTGATGCCTGTATTGGCGGTGCGAGAAGAGATGAAGAAAAAGCAAGAGCAAAAGAACGTATTTTTTCTGTGAGAGATGATTTTGGGCAATGGGATGAGAAAAATCAGCGTCCAGAGGTGTTCGATATGTTGAATGGAAAAATAGCTTTAGGGCAAAATGTACGTGTTTTTCCAATTTCAAATTGGACAGAATTAGACGTTTGGTCTTATATAAAAGCAGAAGACATCGAAATTCCTTCAATTTATTTCGCTCACAAAAGAAAAACATTCGTAAGAGATGGCATGATTTGGTCTGCAGATGATGCCGTTGTTTTTAGAGATGAAGAAGAAGAGGTTGTAGAAAGAATGGTTCGTTTTAGAACTGTTGGCGATATGAGTTGTACAGCAGCAGTTTTATCTGACGCCGTAGACATTGCAAAAGTTGTAGAAGAAATTAGAGATTCTTCAATTTCAGAAAGGGGCGCAAGAATAGATGACAAACGTTCGGAAGCAGCAATGGAGAAAAGAAAACAACAAGGTTATTTTTAAAATTATTTGGGCGTTTTAACGGGCTTTCACTACTCGCTTTTTTTCTGAAAAAAGAAAAAAGAGCTCAAACAAACCGTTCAATCCCTAACGCAACTATTAAAAAGCATTTTGCAAGTTTCAAAAAGCTTGTAAATATTAATAAAAAGAATACGAATTAGGCGAATAGTTAAAAAAAACGCCAAAGCATAAAAGAAATGAACGTATTAAAAATAGCAACAGCAGGAAGTGTAGATGATGGTAAAAGTACCTTAATTGGTCGT from Polaribacter sp. ALD11 includes the following:
- the metK gene encoding methionine adenosyltransferase, producing MSYLFTSESVSEGHPDKIADQISDALIDNFLAFDKNSRVACETLVTTGQVILAGEVKSKTYLDVQQIARDVINKIGYTKSAYMFDGNSCGVLSAIHEQSPDINRGVDRENPEEQGAGDQGMMFGYATDETENYMPLALELSHRLLIELANLRRENKEIDYLRPDAKSQVTIEYSDDNVPQRIDAIVISTQHDDFDKSDDVMLARIKKDIVEILIPRVVANLPAQNKKLFTDNITYHINPTGVFVIGGPHGDTGLTGRKIIVDTYGGKGAHGGGAFSGKDPSKVDRSGAYATRHIAKNLVAAGLCKEVLVQVSYAIGVAKPTSINVETYGTATVDLTDGEISKKVEAIFDMRPYFIEQRLKLRTPIYSETAAYGHMGRTPEIKTVTFSNPMGETVSEEVETFTWEKLDYVATVKEAFGL
- a CDS encoding O-acetylhomoserine aminocarboxypropyltransferase/cysteine synthase family protein; this encodes MSTLKLATNALHAGHDVTKNGGTRAVPIYQTTSYVFNNSEHAANLFSLKELGFIYTRLNNPTNQILQDRLAAVEGGIGAVVFASGTAAIATGLLTLLKAGDHIVASSSLYGGTYNLLSVTLPRLGITTTFVDASNPDNFGEAVQENTRAFFVESLGNPKLDVLDLEAISVHAKQAEVPFIVDNTVATPVLLNPIKYGADIVIHSLTKYIGGQGTSLGGAIVDAGTFNWANGKFPEFTEPSAGYHGLKYYETLGAASYTFKLILEGLRDFGGALSPTNAFNIIQGLETLPVRIKQHSINALALAKWLEQQDEVAWVNYPGLESSKYKALADKYLPKGQSGIVTFGPKKGFEAAKKIADNTKLFSLLANIGDTKSLIIHPASTTHQQLDEQAQANAGVSQDLIRLSVGIEDLEDLKADLTAAFSEI
- the thrA gene encoding bifunctional aspartate kinase/homoserine dehydrogenase I, translating into MENQLQHIKIKNFTTELGAFVPELNLSYQVFGQTLGNSPIILINHALTGNSDVAGKNGWWRDIVGEGKAIDTTVYTILSFNIPGNGFDGFLIENYKDFIARDIARIFLEGLQQLEITHLFALIGGSLGGGIAWEIMVLDNKIAKHFLPIATDWKSTDWLIGNCQIQEQFLVNSSNPVHDARMHAMLCYRTPASFKERFHRSKKEDSTIFNVESWLLHHGEKLQERYQLSSYKLMNQLLKSIDVTKNEEKRIDLLDQIEANIHIIGVDSDLFFTAEENRETHKKLALTKENVTYNEINSVHGHDAFLMEYEQLQKIIAPIFNKEYRTKKMRVLKFGGKSLANGKGIENAIEIILNKHHNGDKITVVASARGNTTDDLEDILDKAAAKEEYKSDFENFKEYQQEPNFEVDFSKEFSTLETIFEGVSLLGDYSIKIKDEVLAQGELLSVKLVASLLLKNGIEANVTDARQLIITDENFGNAQPINAVSSENVIAYFKKNADKINIVTGFISSNKKGQTTTLGRNGSNYTAALLANYLDAEELQNYTHVSGIFTANPDLVADAKKIEQLSFSEANELANFGATILHAKTIIPLLEKNINLRILNTFNKEDKGTLITAESSEKGIKSISTINNVSLLNFEGRGLLGKVGVDARIFRVLSDKNISVSIVSQGSSERGIGLIIASSSASEAVLALEKEFESDFYSQDVHQISIVDNVAVISIIGQDLSEFHHAYNSLIKNQIVPLLFNNTITGKNVSLVVKKDELHKAVNVIHGQVFGIAKKINIAVFGKGLVGGTLIHQILENAASVLERRKIQLNIFSVANSKKTLLSNNGVSTNWEQDLEEIGEENVSIADIIAFTKTHHLENLIAVDNTASVPFVANYIPLVAAGFDLVSCNKIANTLSFSFYKELRVKLKEYKKQYLYETNVGAGLPLIDTIRLLHESGENITKIRGVFSGSLSYLFNTFSNEKVTFSEVLQEAIEKGFTEPDAREDLGGNDVARKLLILARELELENEFVDVNIQNLIPENLREGSADDFLSNLELMNGEYQQLKEGQKENHVLRYIGELSGDLSQDTGNLDVKLVSVSKNSPLGALKGSDAIFEIYTESYGEQPIVIQGAGAGSKVTARGVFGDILRLAKHNN
- a CDS encoding O-succinylhomoserine sulfhydrylase, which translates into the protein MSKYFETEAIRNQTDRSQFKEHSTPLYLTSSFVFDDAEEMRASFAEEKHRNLYSRFTNPNTTEFTDKIVQMEGAEAGYAFATGMSAIFSTFAALLNAGDHVVSCRSVFGSTHSMFTKFLPKWNIETSYFKVDEVDMVESLIQPNTKILYIETPTNPAVDILDLELIGKIAKKHNLIFIVDNCFATPYVQQPIQFGADLVIHSATKLIDGQGRVLGGVTVGNKELMREIYLFARNTGPAMSPFNAWVLSKSLETLAIRVEKHAENALKVAEFLETQNNVELVKYPFLKSHPQYEIAKKQMGLGGNVVAFEIKGGIEAGRKFLDRIKMCSLSANLGDTRTIVTHPSSTTHGRLSEEDRLEVGITKGLVRVSVGLENVADIITDLEQALNG
- a CDS encoding Rrf2 family transcriptional regulator; translation: MLSKKTKYGIKALTFLAKQEGKSPVAIATISKSENISLKFLESILLTLRKNGILGSKKGKGGGYYLLKEPTEIPMTTVMRILEGPISMVPCVSLNFYEKCDDCPDENACSVHSLMTKVRDNTLEIFRNTSLADLCNR
- a CDS encoding DUF2061 domain-containing protein, whose amino-acid sequence is MILNQVIFSKKTQGKSFEEDKTSEKPLRSVIKALSWRLIGTLDTLIVSYLLTGEIGLATSIASIDFITKLVLYFFHERIWNKIKWGK
- a CDS encoding phosphoadenosine phosphosulfate reductase family protein, translating into MNLEEINKQLEDKSPSEIISWAISIADKAVVTTNFRPYEVAILNAVSEVKKDIKVIWCDTGYNTVQTYKHAEEIIEKLNLNIQLYVPKQTVAHRNVVLGVPSVEDEKHKLFTKQVKLEPFTRAMKEHEPDVWFTNLRKGQTAFRDSIDIVSKSKEGILKVSPFYHWSDEDLDTYLEQYNLPNEFTYFDPTKVESNRECGLHI
- the cysD gene encoding sulfate adenylyltransferase subunit CysD, which produces MNQRTIQVDALESEAIYIFREVVAQFEKPVLLFSGGKDSITLVRLAQKAFFPAKIPFPLMHIDTGHNFPETIEFRDRLVKELGVDLIVRDVQDNIDSGRVKEETGRYASRNMLQTETLLDAIEEFGFDACIGGARRDEEKARAKERIFSVRDDFGQWDEKNQRPEVFDMLNGKIALGQNVRVFPISNWTELDVWSYIKAEDIEIPSIYFAHKRKTFVRDGMIWSADDAVVFRDEEEEVVERMVRFRTVGDMSCTAAVLSDAVDIAKVVEEIRDSSISERGARIDDKRSEAAMEKRKQQGYF